Proteins found in one Sorghum bicolor cultivar BTx623 chromosome 1, Sorghum_bicolor_NCBIv3, whole genome shotgun sequence genomic segment:
- the LOC110432711 gene encoding uncharacterized protein LOC110432711 has product MASGSSSAAPAATSLDGAYSLMTFINTIPPLKGDNYVEWRKKIDMAFTFAEVDWVLDTERPVQPVPPVRATDETDDAWQKREREFAPIQMSYDLEKKKWESANKKCKTLK; this is encoded by the exons ATGGCCTCGGGATCGTCTTCCGCCGCCCCTGCTGCTACTTCTCTCGACG GAGCTTACTCGTTGATGACGTTCATCAACACCATTCCACCACTCAAAGGGGACAACTACGTTGAGTGGAGGAAAAAGATCGACATGGCCTTCACCTTTGCTGAGGTGGACTGGGTCCTTGACACAGAGCGTCCCGTCCAGCCCGTGCCACCTGTGCGGGCAACAGATGAGACAGATGATGCATGgcagaaaagagaaagagagttTGCTCCCATCCAGATGTCTTATGAccttgaaaagaaaaagtggGAATCAGCAAACAAGAAATGTAAAACGCTT AAATGA